CTTTATCTTTCAAATTTTCTTCCTCATAATTAAAGCATAAATCATATTCATAATATCACAaatatattatcttttaaaaacttaagtatattatttaagtttatatatgtttcaaatattattttatcaataattttaattaatatattattatttaaataataaaattttataaaacacaCGAACAATTGCATCGCACAAGATAAAaactaatttttatataattttagaatttttaaattctgtaaattttaaaataagtttttgattttcattaaaaataaactTTTATAATATTCAATATAGTTTTATGTTTTtcattaaaatttggtttttatcACACATTTAACTCGATTAgtccatttttaaataaaattttcattaaaatataaaaatatatagaaaattataactattttttatACTAATCGCACAAGATGATGTGCATCATCAGTTGAAAGTATTTGCCACAATCTTATTTTAAGTATTAAAAAATGGAGTCAAATGTGTGATAAAACCAAATTTGGATACCTCTGTAGATAATAAAATTTATGTAATAATTTGAAAATTGAAAGTAAAATTAGATACCAAGAAGTATATATACCCATAAATAAATTATGGTTGAGCTAATGTATTTAAGAGAGTCAAACTTTAGGTGAAcaaattaggaaaaaaaatattataagttTAACAAATTTTCCATTAAACAATATATCTATGGGTGCAACGTCTTAGTTCCTTGCTGAGGGAAGAAAATGTTTAATACACCAAGGAAACAAATCGTTAGGAATTGGCAGAATTAGAATGAATACGAACAATAGCCATTCCTCCAATTATACTACAGAGCAAATTTGTATATCAAATCACAGAATATAGTCGTAGTAAATTTCCCTTACTCCATTTCACTTACAAGAAAATATTAGTTGTGCAACATAAATATAGGACTCAACTGGGCATGAATCAATCAAAGGTCAAAAGTACAACTTTGGTCCCATATTTTACATAATTATGGATTTCAGCTtcctatctttttatttctataaTGTAAAATTGAACGTcgataatgaaaatgaaaatgaatagtaaaaaaaataatacatacaaaattttacgtaaaaaccctttcaaaataaaataacagCAAAGGAGAAGAAAAGGAAAGACGATTCtgtctatttataggtttaaaAACTTATTCTAATAAAAGCTAAATAAAAGTAATagagtaaaattaaaatatattattctaatcaatatcaaataaagTGAATAATCTTCTAAACGAATTTTACTTTACCTCTCAAACTTCGCCCTTATAAATCTCCCTATCTTATTacctatatttattttaataaaaatttaaatcacATAACTTTGGACACATAAATTACACAGATTATACATCAACTATTATTAAACTTGGGTAGAAACATATCTAATGATTGCATAACGTGGGAAGTGTTAACAGCTTCACAAATATCCAaatgaagttgcaatggagtcaTCCTTATCATCATCACCTTAGAAAATGCAAGAATTTTCGTTGATatagaaaaatattattattgaTCAGTCTCTACTTAATAAAAGTTGTAGATATAATCTCTATATTTTCATTagatcatttttaatttttatatttttcaaaattaaaattttagtccctatcaaataataattgttaaattcattaagtaaaattctattatttttaaaatttgatgctaaacatattatcatatacaTAATGTCATATCagtttgttattttcatattttactcACTAAAAATCCAGTCAATAGATTATCAACTGTCATTTACAttaagactaaaatttcaaaattcgaaaagtATAGAGACTTAAAATAATCCAATTGGAGAAAATAAACCAAATCTACAACTATATGAATAATACGAgactaataattgaatttaactaAACGAATTTAATTGCTATTATTTGGGTTAGGActacaattttaaaatttgaaaagtgtaGGGAGTAAAATTTACCAAtaagtataaagattaaaattaatcaaataaaagtCCAGAAATTAAATCCACAATTTTTGCTAAATACATGGattaatagtagaatttaacaaaaaaaaattgccATTTACTCATTACCATGGATGCCAATGGGGTTGaagaacatttttaaaatttggatcATCCCATTCCAACGATTCCCACCAAAATGTGCTTGACGTGATCTTAAGCGAAGTTGGAGCATATCCATATGGCTGACCATTGACAATAAGGGGAACAAATGGAGGAATTCTCTTCAATTTATCACAGCAACTAACATTGATAACCTGGAGAGAATCACAAATCATTGCTCCACTTCTACTACAGATGCTCTTCAATTCTGGTAATGCATGCAATTCCAAGTTTCTCAATTTAGGAAGGTTGAATTTGATAAATGCATCGCTTCCTTTTTCTGCATCCTGGTCATCTTCTAATGTTGATGTTCCCAATATTTCTACTAGCTCATCACAATCTTCCACCCAGATTTCTTCCAGGTTTTGGAGGTTGGGAAGCAACCAATGTGCAAACAACGTCTTCATACTCATGCAGCGCCATATAAGAACTCTTTTAAGATGGGAAAAGGTGGCAGACAGAATCAATCCTTCAACTTTTATAAGTTCACTTAACTCTGGCAAATGGCGAAGATGCAATAGCTCGAGGCTATGAAATGGATGAGAGCAAGAATAGGAAAAAGAGGAGGAAACAAGAAACTCTAATCCATGGCAGTCAGAAATATCCAACTGTTGAATATCAGTTGGAAGCATAATAAACTCACCTTGGCAAAATTCAAGTTCATTGATTGATACAAATTTATCTCTTTCATGTTCCCAACATGAAGGCCCCACCTGTAACCGGTACTTGATAAGATTGCTCTTACATTGCTGCATTGAGGAGGCAAACTTATTCAATTCATGCATGTCTTTGAAACGCCCGCAAAAGGATTCCAACTTCTCCAATGGCACAACCTCCTCTGCTTTTAGGCTTGTTTTTTCATTATCCTCATCAAACCTCAAGTGTTGAAGGCGAGAAAGTTTTGGTAAAAGTCCAATAGCTATCTCTTTCAATGTGACAACATAAAGATCAAGATACCTTAGATTTATCAACATATCCATGCCTTCAGGGGCTTCCTCAATTTTGGTCTGACAAAGATTCAACTTCTTCAATCCTTGAAGCTTTGAAAGGCAAGGCAAATATCTTAACGCTTGACAACCATCAAGCAATAATGTAGTGAGATTCTCTAATTTGGAGATGGAATTTGGTAAACGCTCAATCTTCGTTCGTGACAAATTAAGAACACTCAAACAAGGCATGTTTGCAAAGAAAGAATTTGGGATCTTTTCTATAGGATTGTCTTGCAATAACAAGGTCTTGAGCAGTTGATGTTGTGGAGACAACCTATCTTTGAGAATCCGTGATATGGAATTTCTCATAAGCGACACCTTCTCAACATCTGCCATCCATCCATCCTTTTTCAATAACTTTTCTGATTGCTTGCCTGCTTGTATCATATATCGAGAATTCACATTTGTGATGGACAATGCCATATCTCTCACTGCATCATGCATTTTCACGCACGTCCAATGGAGGTGATTACTACATTTTTCCAACAAGCAGTTATCTTCTAACTTTTTCATAATAACATGGCCCTTATCTTTCATTTCTTCTCTTGTATCCATTTCATCTATGAATCCCTCATCAATCCAACACTCGATTAGCTCATTCTTTGGaattttaaaatcgtcaggatAAAATGCACAATACAAAAAGCAATACTTCACTTTGTCATCTTTCAAGTGGTCGAAACTGAATTTCAAACGCTCAATTACTTCGGCTTCTGCTCCCTCCACCTTCCCTATTCTCTCTTTCAATTCCTTGAGTGCATTTTTCCAAATACGAGGCTCATTTTCTCCTTTCAGGGTTCCAGCTACTACAACAATTGTAAGAGGTAGACCAGCACATTCTTTGACAACTAGCCTCAAAGTTGGCATTAAAGTTGGACTCTGCACTATGTTAGGTCCAACTTTATTCAAGAATAATATCAATGCCTCTTCTTCCGAAAGGGGCTTCACTTTTATCACCTTACAATCTATATATTTACAAACTTGCTCTGAACGAGTTGTCAACACCATCTTGCATCCATTGCCGCTAGTAGGCTCAGGGATCCCAACTTCCTCTAGAGAAATTTTATCCCATACATCATCCAGGATTAGAATATGTTTTCCAGCTTTCTTCAACATTTCTGACAAGAATGCAGCTCGTTTGAGCTTGTCTCCTGCCTTGTCCAAATCTTTCTTCAAATTCAATGCACTTGCAATATTATCTTGTAGCTTTACAACATTGAACTCCTTTGATACAGTAAGCCAAATTACCCTATAGAATATCCGTTCTTTCAAAAGATCATTGTGGATGTGCTTCATGATGGTTGTTTTGCCCACACCGCCCATCCCCCATACCCCAATCTTACTCACCTCCTCCTGCATTAAACATTGCCAAATTTCATCTTTCACAGGTTTCTCACCAACTAGTTCTGATGTTGGCAAAGGCAACCCAACACTTGGACCATCAATGACAAGACTGCCCAAGGCATTAGGAACTTTGTCAAGAAGTTTCTTCATTTCTCGAGTCTTTTTATCAACCAACTTTCCATTCCAAGCACGACAGACATATCTCCCATTAGTGACTGTATTTTCAACATCTTGTGCTTCCTTAATCATCACTTTCACTTTTGCTAACCAATTTTCAACTCCTTTCTTTGGTATCTTTCCCATAGGATGAAGAAGCTCTGCTTTCAATTGCAGCTCAATGTCTTCCATTTGGCTACCCAGTTCATCTCTGATTATCTTGAAGTTTCTCACATAATAATTCAACTTTCTGTGATACTGCAAGTATTTACAAACTGGAGTTCCGATACAATTTGCAATGCAAAAGATAGGCTCTACATACTCCATTGTATGTCCCTGCAATCATATATgtattatcattttatatttgTTATCAACTTAAAAGAAGTTGAGAACAAATCGTGTACATCTATGaacagaaggaaaaaaaaaaaaaaaacaagaagcaAGCATAGCTCTACAATCAATTAACGATCAAACGAAGCAAAGAATGGGGATTAGAAATTCTTGAGAGACGAAAACTGAAAACAAAAAAGTGAACAAAGGGGCCAAACCAAAGAACCACTTCACTTCGTTGCGAATAACGCAAAGCTGCTATAGCAGTAGCATATACATAAATGTAGATATATATTAACCAAGTGAGGTtctgaaataattaaaatatgtggGATGtattgggttttgatgaaatatTTTATAGTCAAATCTTGTTTTCTAAAACAAGCAGATAAAATATGTCACCATATATATGAAAAACGAAACATGTATGCTACTTTCCAagcttgaaatggtaagttaaaaaAGTATACCGACTCACTGATTCAGATTTAAATCCAACGTAAAAAGCTAAATCaactgattttatcacagtttaTCTTTCTTGTTATCTAAATGGCACGAAATCATAAACTATGATAACATAGCCAACAATCTTAGTGACAGTGGGAAGGAACTATATAACCTGGACCCAGATAAAAGCAAAGAAAAGCATGTCATGTCATGAGTTAATAAGCTTAGAAACGGAATTAAGCAAGCAAATGAGCTGAAACGCAAAATTACCTTGACTGGCTGGTTGACTACTTCTGCAAGACCTCGGAGATTGAAAGAACTTAAAAACAGTGAAGAAGAAATAATAGCAGAGTTGTGGGAACAATAATGAAGAAAGTACAGAAAAACAAGCAAAGTTGAGTCAACTTTTATGGTGTTGGGTGCTCAGTAGCTTTTAAAGGATAACCTTAAGAGCTTGTTTGGTTGGCTTTAATGGTTCCATTACAGCCTTATTCAGTGGGCCCAACCTTATTACATTGTTTGGTTAGCTGAATGGGCTATCACAGCCCTATGCATTACAGTCTTATTCCAGGTAAAATCACCGTTTACAATTCATGCCTCTCCCTATAGAATACCAATTCAGAATTTAAAA
The Gossypium arboreum isolate Shixiya-1 chromosome 10, ASM2569848v2, whole genome shotgun sequence genome window above contains:
- the LOC108480630 gene encoding probable disease resistance protein At4g27220; translation: MEYVEPIFCIANCIGTPVCKYLQYHRKLNYYVRNFKIIRDELGSQMEDIELQLKAELLHPMGKIPKKGVENWLAKVKVMIKEAQDVENTVTNGRYVCRAWNGKLVDKKTREMKKLLDKVPNALGSLVIDGPSVGLPLPTSELVGEKPVKDEIWQCLMQEEVSKIGVWGMGGVGKTTIMKHIHNDLLKERIFYRVIWLTVSKEFNVVKLQDNIASALNLKKDLDKAGDKLKRAAFLSEMLKKAGKHILILDDVWDKISLEEVGIPEPTSGNGCKMVLTTRSEQVCKYIDCKVIKVKPLSEEEALILFLNKVGPNIVQSPTLMPTLRLVVKECAGLPLTIVVVAGTLKGENEPRIWKNALKELKERIGKVEGAEAEVIERLKFSFDHLKDDKVKYCFLYCAFYPDDFKIPKNELIECWIDEGFIDEMDTREEMKDKGHVIMKKLEDNCLLEKCSNHLHWTCVKMHDAVRDMALSITNVNSRYMIQAGKQSEKLLKKDGWMADVEKVSLMRNSISRILKDRLSPQHQLLKTLLLQDNPIEKIPNSFFANMPCLSVLNLSRTKIERLPNSISKLENLTTLLLDGCQALRYLPCLSKLQGLKKLNLCQTKIEEAPEGMDMLINLRYLDLYVVTLKEIAIGLLPKLSRLQHLRFDEDNEKTSLKAEEVVPLEKLESFCGRFKDMHELNKFASSMQQCKSNLIKYRLQVGPSCWEHERDKFVSINELEFCQGEFIMLPTDIQQLDISDCHGLEFLVSSSFSYSCSHPFHSLELLHLRHLPELSELIKVEGLILSATFSHLKRVLIWRCMSMKTLFAHWLLPNLQNLEEIWVEDCDELVEILGTSTLEDDQDAEKGSDAFIKFNLPKLRNLELHALPELKSICSRSGAMICDSLQVINVSCCDKLKRIPPFVPLIVNGQPYGYAPTSLKITSSTFWWESLEWDDPNFKNVLQPHWHPW